TTGAGTCACTCATTCATGCAGGAGCGAATTTTGCCAGCTCACCTCTCAGGGTGAACATTCACGCGCTGGATCCTGCTTATGCAGCGGGAAGAATCAGCTATACGCCGTTTAAGGACTCCTTTTCCATCCGTGATCTGCTGCCTTATACGCTGGCCAGCGATGAAGGAATTGGAGGAATTGAAACACGCGGGGTGCTGAGAACGGGGATGCCATATCGAGCAGAAATCTATACAAAAACAGGAAACGACACATAAAAGAGCATTTTGGCGAAATAAAAATATTGACATGGTCATAAAATACTTGTTATTATATATATTTTGTTTGACTAAATCACTAAGATTTGGTACAATAATGTCAGTGAGGTGGAAGCGGAATGCCAAAAACGTTAGCTGATATTAAGAAGTCACTTGATTTAAATCTTGGAAAACGTCTATTGTTAAAAGCCAATGGTGGAAGACGCAAGACAATTGAGCGTTCAGGAGTCTTAACTGAAACGTATCCTTCTATTTTCATTATTGAACTGGATCAGGATGAGAACTCTTTTGAGCGGGTATCGTACAGCTACACCGATGTACTGACAGAAGCAGTTGAGTTAACCTTCATCGAAGAAGGAACAGAAACAATCAGCGTAAGTTAATCAGCATCATCGATTAACGCGCATTATCGTAAACGGGCGGTCTGCCGGAATCATTGTTAGTCAGTGATTCCGGCAGACCGCCTTATTTGTTTGCCTCGATCTTCCATACATATCATTTGCCGTTTACGACAGACTAATCAGGCATACCTTAAAAGGAGGATGACTGAAA
The Jeotgalibacillus aurantiacus DNA segment above includes these coding regions:
- the veg gene encoding biofilm formation stimulator Veg, whose protein sequence is MPKTLADIKKSLDLNLGKRLLLKANGGRRKTIERSGVLTETYPSIFIIELDQDENSFERVSYSYTDVLTEAVELTFIEEGTETISVS